One window of Gloeothece citriformis PCC 7424 genomic DNA carries:
- a CDS encoding diflavin flavoprotein — MIAPTTTTQPVNSGRLTTQTLEIGEQTTAIRSLDWDRDRFDIEFGLRNGTTYNSFIIKGEKTALIDTSHRKFEQLYLDALKELVDLSKLDYLIISHTEPDHSGLVKEVLKLAPQVVVVGAKVAIQFLENMLHQPFQHLTVKSGDRLDLGNGHHLEFVSAPNLHWPDTIFSYDEKTRILYTCDAFGMHYCDDHVFDEEPELLEEDFKYYYDCLMGPNARSVLAGIKRMEKLNIGMIATGHGPLLQHHLQEWVNRYRQWSQEQAKTDTLVALFYSEDYGYSDQLARAIALGIHKTGVAVELIDLSSSDPHEIREWVHQAAGIIIGMPPQSDKIAHTALSTILATANPKQSIGLLESGGGEDEPIYPLRNKFQEIGLTEAFPPILVKEPPTPTLEKLCDEAGTDLGQWLTRDKTIKQMKSMDTDLDRALGRLSGGLYLITAVKEDVTGAMLASWVTQASFEPLGVAIAVAKDRAIESLMQVGDRFILNVLEEGNYQKLMKHFLKRFAPGADRFEGIKTYQGSNGCPILAEALAYMECVVTSRMESSDHWIIYSTVQVGRVAKIDGLTAIHHRKVGNHY; from the coding sequence ATGATTGCACCCACAACAACGACTCAACCGGTTAACTCAGGACGTTTGACTACACAAACCTTAGAAATAGGGGAGCAAACGACCGCTATTCGTTCTCTGGACTGGGATCGAGACCGGTTTGATATCGAATTTGGCTTAAGAAATGGCACGACCTATAATTCTTTTATCATTAAAGGGGAAAAAACCGCGCTGATCGATACGTCTCACCGCAAATTTGAACAGCTATACCTGGACGCTTTAAAGGAATTAGTTGATTTATCCAAATTAGATTATCTGATCATTAGTCATACAGAACCGGATCACAGTGGTTTAGTTAAAGAAGTGCTGAAATTAGCGCCTCAAGTGGTTGTTGTGGGTGCAAAAGTGGCGATCCAATTTCTAGAAAATATGCTGCATCAACCTTTTCAACATTTGACGGTTAAAAGTGGCGATCGCTTAGATTTAGGGAACGGACATCACCTAGAATTTGTTTCGGCCCCTAATCTCCACTGGCCGGACACGATTTTTAGTTATGATGAAAAAACCCGCATTCTCTATACTTGTGATGCGTTTGGGATGCACTATTGCGATGATCATGTCTTTGATGAAGAACCGGAGTTATTAGAAGAGGATTTTAAATATTATTATGACTGTTTGATGGGGCCGAATGCTCGGTCTGTCTTAGCCGGCATCAAGCGGATGGAAAAATTAAACATCGGGATGATAGCGACTGGCCATGGCCCTCTATTACAGCATCATTTACAAGAATGGGTCAACCGTTATCGCCAATGGAGTCAAGAACAGGCGAAAACCGATACATTAGTTGCCCTATTTTATAGTGAAGATTACGGCTATAGTGATCAATTGGCAAGAGCGATCGCCTTAGGTATTCATAAAACTGGGGTAGCGGTAGAACTGATCGACTTAAGCAGCAGTGATCCTCATGAAATTCGAGAATGGGTACATCAAGCCGCCGGGATTATTATTGGTATGCCCCCTCAAAGCGATAAAATTGCTCATACTGCCCTTAGCACGATTTTAGCCACTGCTAACCCTAAACAAAGTATAGGATTATTAGAGTCAGGAGGGGGAGAAGATGAACCTATTTATCCTCTACGCAATAAATTTCAAGAAATTGGCTTAACGGAAGCGTTTCCTCCTATTTTGGTCAAAGAACCCCCAACCCCAACCCTAGAAAAGCTTTGCGATGAGGCGGGAACGGATCTCGGACAATGGTTAACAAGAGATAAGACCATTAAACAAATGAAGTCGATGGATACAGATCTCGATCGCGCTTTGGGAAGACTTAGCGGGGGACTGTATTTGATCACTGCGGTTAAAGAGGATGTCACGGGAGCAATGTTGGCCTCTTGGGTGACTCAAGCGAGTTTTGAACCTTTGGGGGTCGCTATTGCGGTTGCTAAAGACCGGGCAATTGAGTCTTTAATGCAAGTGGGCGATCGTTTTATTCTGAATGTATTAGAAGAGGGAAATTATCAGAAATTAATGAAACATTTTCTCAAACGGTTTGCCCCCGGTGCTGATCGGTTTGAGGGAATTAAAACCTATCAAGGGAGTAATGGTTGCCCTATTTTAGCAGAGGCTTTGGCTTATATGGAATGTGTAGTAACTAGCCGCATGGAATCTAGTGATCATTGGATTATTTATAGCACTGTGCAGGTTGGACGAGTGGCAAAAATTGATGGACTCACCGCTATTCACCACCGTAAAGTGGGAAACCACTATTAA
- a CDS encoding phosphate-starvation-inducible PsiE family protein, protein MQETLTESSKQRSSLLNLNIIVQSLELIQDFIVICLCLGLFSFMVLQIREMFLSLLPPVQFQAVTADILSLLIWVELFRLLIIYLKEQRVSIGVAVEVAIVSVLREIIVRGVLETNSTQVLAACGFLLVLGVLMVVRVWLPPTFDGIDPENQVSKRHKSRLILPNTDSNTHNNSTSPLFKVNPTENHQST, encoded by the coding sequence ATGCAGGAAACATTAACTGAGTCTTCTAAACAACGGTCTAGCCTACTCAATTTAAATATTATTGTCCAGAGTTTAGAGCTAATTCAAGATTTCATTGTCATTTGTTTATGTTTGGGTCTGTTTAGTTTTATGGTCTTACAGATCCGAGAGATGTTTCTCTCTTTACTGCCTCCAGTTCAATTCCAAGCTGTCACGGCTGACATTCTTTCATTATTAATTTGGGTTGAATTATTTCGATTATTAATTATTTACCTCAAAGAACAAAGAGTTTCTATTGGGGTTGCTGTCGAAGTGGCTATTGTTTCGGTATTAAGAGAAATTATCGTCAGAGGGGTACTCGAAACAAATTCAACACAAGTGTTAGCGGCCTGTGGGTTTCTCTTAGTTTTAGGGGTGTTAATGGTTGTAAGAGTTTGGTTGCCCCCTACTTTTGATGGGATTGATCCAGAAAATCAAGTTTCTAAACGACATAAGAGTCGCTTAATTTTACCCAATACAGACTCGAATACTCATAATAATTCAACTTCTCCTTTGTTCAAAGTTAACCCCACTGAAAATCATCAATCAACTTAA
- a CDS encoding diflavin flavoprotein: MMSTLSPTRPRDVQVANLATNTTIIRSRTWDRLKFEVEYARQKGTTANSYLIKSDRIALIDPPGESFTQIFLEELQQHLPLNQLDYIILGHVNPNRMATVKVLIQQAPQVKLICSKPAAKLLKNAFPEWESQIQIVRSEDTLDLGGGHQLQFIFVPTPRWADGLCTYDPQSRILYTDKLFGVHLCDDVLYDEDWKQLDQDRRYYFDCIHAAQAKQVESALDKLGTFTAKYYAPGHGPVVRYSLSRLTYDYRQWCQQQKTQELKVALFYASAYGNTATLANAIAQGLVDNGIAVDSINCELADPAQMSEAIENCDGFLIGSPTLGGHAPVQIQTALGIILASAAKTKLAGVFGSYGWSGEAIDLLEEKLRDANYRFGFESIRVKFTPDEPILQQCQEAGANFAQALKNKQKMRVPRSPVTEGQADRTEQALGRIIGSLSVLTTRRGERDQGFLTAWVSQASFNPPGLMIALGEQQGAEALIEPGTQFVLNILQEGRTLRRHFSFNVSGENTFPDVETQRSTNGCLILSSALAYLECTVQQRMASGDHWLIYAVVNKGEVLERNGVTAIWQRKSGSCY; encoded by the coding sequence ATGATGTCTACTTTATCCCCAACCCGTCCTAGAGATGTTCAAGTAGCCAACTTAGCTACCAATACGACTATTATTCGTTCCCGAACTTGGGATAGACTCAAGTTTGAGGTAGAATACGCCCGGCAAAAGGGAACAACCGCTAATTCTTATCTCATTAAAAGCGATCGCATTGCCCTTATTGATCCACCGGGGGAGTCATTTACTCAAATCTTTTTAGAAGAATTACAGCAACACTTACCCTTAAATCAATTAGATTACATCATTTTAGGTCATGTTAATCCTAATCGGATGGCAACCGTAAAAGTATTAATTCAACAAGCGCCTCAAGTCAAATTAATTTGTTCTAAACCGGCGGCAAAACTCCTTAAAAATGCTTTTCCAGAGTGGGAGTCTCAAATTCAAATAGTCCGTTCTGAAGATACTTTAGATCTTGGCGGAGGTCATCAATTACAATTTATCTTTGTTCCTACTCCTCGCTGGGCTGATGGACTGTGTACTTATGACCCTCAAAGCCGTATTTTATATACTGATAAATTGTTTGGGGTTCATCTATGTGATGATGTCCTCTATGATGAAGACTGGAAACAACTCGATCAAGACCGTCGCTATTATTTTGATTGTATCCATGCAGCCCAAGCGAAACAAGTTGAGTCCGCTTTAGATAAGTTGGGCACTTTTACCGCCAAATATTATGCCCCCGGTCATGGCCCTGTGGTTCGCTATAGTCTCAGTCGCTTAACCTATGATTATCGCCAATGGTGTCAACAGCAGAAAACCCAAGAGTTAAAAGTCGCTTTATTTTATGCCTCTGCTTATGGGAATACTGCCACTTTAGCCAATGCGATCGCTCAGGGTTTAGTGGATAATGGGATAGCAGTAGACTCCATTAACTGTGAATTAGCTGATCCGGCGCAAATGAGTGAAGCGATCGAAAATTGTGACGGGTTTCTCATTGGTTCTCCCACGTTAGGAGGTCACGCCCCGGTACAAATACAGACCGCTTTGGGGATTATTTTAGCATCGGCGGCAAAAACTAAATTAGCCGGAGTGTTTGGGTCTTATGGATGGAGTGGAGAAGCGATCGATCTCCTAGAAGAGAAGTTAAGAGATGCTAATTATCGGTTTGGGTTTGAGAGTATTCGGGTTAAATTTACTCCGGATGAGCCGATTTTACAACAATGTCAGGAAGCGGGGGCTAATTTTGCTCAAGCGTTAAAAAATAAGCAAAAAATGCGCGTTCCTCGTTCTCCGGTGACAGAAGGACAAGCCGATCGCACAGAACAAGCGTTAGGGCGTATTATTGGGTCTTTGTCTGTCCTGACGACTCGGCGGGGAGAAAGGGATCAAGGGTTTTTAACTGCGTGGGTTTCTCAAGCCTCCTTTAATCCGCCGGGTTTAATGATAGCATTGGGAGAACAACAAGGAGCAGAGGCATTAATTGAACCGGGAACTCAATTTGTTCTCAATATTTTACAAGAGGGGCGCACTCTGAGACGGCATTTTTCGTTTAACGTTTCAGGAGAGAATACATTTCCGGATGTAGAGACTCAAAGGTCAACTAATGGATGTTTAATACTGTCTTCTGCTTTAGCTTATTTAGAGTGTACGGTACAACAACGGATGGCATCTGGAGATCATTGGTTAATTTATGCTGTGGTTAATAAAGGTGAAGTTTTAGAACGTAACGGAGTCACCGCTATTTGGCAGCGTAAGTCAGGCAGTTGTTATTAA
- a CDS encoding DNA phosphorothioation-associated protein 4, whose amino-acid sequence MAISRIRIAKDKGELVQALVDFNGATGPFQTYADVMAFAAALGAKLKKRVPLSIISKEPAPISLEIFISRGYDTLIKLLAIAETKDPKILSVYEAEAEAQRVEIFEEYANGGLERLRDEVRGAVDYSDRLLLLLSNERLPEEPSQEEFDLSRFL is encoded by the coding sequence ATGGCTATTTCTAGAATTAGAATTGCTAAAGATAAAGGGGAATTAGTACAAGCCTTAGTTGATTTTAATGGAGCAACCGGCCCGTTTCAAACTTACGCGGATGTGATGGCTTTTGCGGCGGCCTTGGGTGCTAAACTAAAAAAACGAGTTCCTCTAAGTATCATCTCTAAAGAACCTGCTCCCATCAGTTTAGAAATTTTTATTTCTAGGGGATATGATACCCTGATAAAATTATTAGCGATCGCTGAAACTAAAGACCCGAAAATTCTCTCAGTGTATGAAGCAGAAGCGGAAGCGCAACGAGTAGAAATTTTTGAAGAGTATGCCAATGGAGGGTTAGAAAGATTAAGAGATGAAGTGCGAGGAGCAGTAGATTATTCTGATCGATTATTATTACTTTTAAGTAACGAAAGATTACCAGAAGAGCCTAGTCAAGAAGAATTTGATTTAAGCCGCTTTTTATAA
- a CDS encoding ATP-grasp domain-containing protein: MLTNIRLLLSACEALEIKSENFHPTRNLVKVTLNDKDYFFTNYSTPFLTQSTGQLFKDKDYVYHVFKNFVNLPKTLSFLSPYCHEKYQPYLIFKDIDSIVEEIARHFSPPLIVKKNGGSGGDNVFLCQDLSQVRVCLEEIFNINSRLYDYVALAQEYINIDREYRAVIFKNELLLLYEKSTKNATFTGNLSPLHWEGAKAIHITDEQEIFPFKKFLQPIFQAMTIDYGGFDIAIDKTGNYWFIEVNSHPNFDIFIRDNDEGIIIEMFKKILKSYLEM, from the coding sequence ATGTTAACAAATATAAGGCTTTTACTCTCTGCCTGCGAAGCATTAGAAATTAAATCTGAAAATTTTCATCCGACTCGAAATTTAGTCAAAGTTACCCTCAATGACAAGGATTATTTTTTTACCAATTATTCTACTCCTTTTTTAACTCAATCGACGGGTCAATTATTTAAAGATAAAGATTATGTTTATCATGTCTTTAAAAATTTTGTGAATCTTCCCAAAACTCTATCTTTTTTATCCCCTTATTGCCATGAAAAATATCAACCCTATTTAATATTTAAAGATATTGATTCAATAGTAGAAGAAATTGCTCGACATTTTTCTCCCCCTTTAATTGTTAAAAAAAATGGGGGTTCGGGAGGAGATAATGTTTTTCTTTGTCAAGACCTATCTCAGGTTAGAGTCTGTCTAGAGGAAATTTTTAATATTAACAGCAGACTTTATGACTATGTGGCTTTAGCTCAAGAATACATTAATATTGACCGTGAATATAGAGCCGTTATTTTTAAAAATGAACTGTTACTTTTATATGAAAAAAGCACTAAAAATGCCACCTTTACCGGCAATTTATCTCCCCTTCATTGGGAAGGAGCAAAAGCGATACATATAACTGACGAACAGGAAATTTTTCCGTTTAAAAAGTTTTTACAGCCAATTTTTCAAGCCATGACCATTGATTATGGAGGCTTTGATATTGCTATCGATAAAACGGGAAATTATTGGTTTATTGAAGTCAATTCTCATCCGAATTTTGATATTTTTATTAGAGATAATGACGAAGGGATTATTATAGAAATGTTTAAAAAAATTCTCAAAAGTTATTTAGAAATGTAA